From Acidimicrobiia bacterium:
GTCACGCGCCCGCTCCGCGTGATCCGTCAGCCCGTCGAGCTCGGCGACGCGCCAGTGCTGGAGCACGACCGGGATCAGGATCTGTGCATGGTGGATCGAGAAGTCGTACACGCCCGCCGCGGCGACGGCGCGCGCGTGCCGCTCGAAGTCGGGCACACCGGTCCCCGGCATCGCGAACGCGCGGACCTGACGGTCGATCGCGCACACCATCGTCGAGCGGTCGACGTCGAGGGCGGCGGTCGCGAGATCACGGTAGAAGAGGAAGTGGAGGTTCTCGTCGCTCGCGACGCGCGCCATGACGTCGTAGCCGACGCGGTCGTCGAGGAGCTTGCCGGTGTTGCGGTGCGAGATGCGCGTCGCGAGCTCCTGCAGCGCCACGTACGCGAGCGCGTCGGCCAGCGTCGCCGGCTCCGGGACGACGCCGCCCGAGACCTGCGCCATGCGCGCCCGCTCGAGGACGACCGGGTCGACGGCGCGCGTGACCGTCATGTAGTCCCGGATCACGATGGCGTGCCGCCCCTCCTCGGCGGTCCACGTCCGCGTCCACGCGTCCCAGGCGTCGCCCGCCCGGAGCCGGGTCAACGTGTGGAAGTAGAAGGGCAGGTTGTCCTCGGTGAGGAGGTTCAGGAACAGCGCGCTGCGAGCCGGCTCCGGGATGCCGGCGTCGGCGGGCTCCCAGGCCTCGTCGGGCTCGAAGTCGCGGCCCGCGGTCCACGGGACGAGCAGGTGCGGGAACCACTCCCGCCGCCGCTCCAGGTGACGGTCGAGCAACGTGGAGACGGTCGGTGCGAGGGCTCGGGCGAGGTCCATCGCACTGCAGCCTACCTACCGGTCGGTAGGGCGAATCGAGCCGTGCGTCACGCTTCGGCACACGCAGGCAGGTGTCGCCCGCGGCGGGTCAGACGTCGAGGAACCGGCGGAGGCCGACCGCGCTGGCGATGACGCCGATCGCGGCCCCCAGGATCAGCACCAGGAAGCCGATCGACCATGCGTCGCGCGTCGTCAGGAAGAAGGTCTGCACGAACCCGGAGCCGCCTGCGAGCGCGCTCGAGAGCCGGACCTTCAGGAAGTAGACGACCGCGAAGGCGAGCCCGGCGCCGATGATCCCCTGCACGAACCCTTCGGCGAGGAAGGGGATGCGGACGAACCAGTTCGACGCGCCGACGAGCTTCATCACCTCGATCTCTCGTCGCCGTGCGAAGGTCGCGAGCCGCACCGTGTTCACGATGAGGAACAGCGCGGCCGCGAGCAGCAGCACGAACGCGATCGTGAACGCGCGCTTGATCCAGTTCGTCACCGAGAAGATCGTCTTCAACGCCTGGCGCGCGGTGACGACGGTCTTCACGCCGGGCAGGACGCGGAACTGATCCGCGAGCGTCTCGGTCTGCTCGGCCTTCTTCGGCGCGACGCGGAACGACTCCGGCAACGCGTTGGCGTCGATGTCCTGTGACAGCTCGGGCTCGTTCTTCGTCAGGCGCTTGAACTCCTTCAACGCCTGCGGCTTGTCGATGAACTGGTAGCTCTTGACCTGCGGCGAGCTCGAGATCGCCTCGCGGACGGCGTCGATCTGGTTCTGCGTCGCGTCGACGTTCATGAACACCTCGAAGCGGACGCCGTGCTTCCACTTCGCGGTGCCGTGGTCGACGAGACGCGACACGAGCAGCGCCGTGCCGAGCACCGAGAGCGAGACGGTGACCGTGATGATCCCGGCCAGCGTCATGAGCAGGTTGCGGCGCAGCGAGATCAGCGTCTCGCGCGCGAAGTAGCGCAGCTTCGCCAACATGAGTGAGCCTCGCTCAGCTTCCTACGCCGTAGACGCCTCGCGCCTGGTCGCGCACGAGCGACCCGTGGTCGAGCTCGATGACGCGGCGGCGCATCGTGTCGACGATGCGCGCGTCGTGCGTCGCCATGACGACGGTCGTCCCGGTCCGGTTGATGCGGTCGAGGAGTCGCATGATCCCGACCGTCGTCGCGGGGTCGAGGTTCCCGGTCGGCTCGTCGGCGAGGAGGATCAGCGGACGGTTCACGAACGCGCGCGCGATCGACACGCGTTGCTGCTCGCCACCGGAGAGCTCGTTCGGGAAGTTGTCGGCCTTCTTCGACAGGCCGACGAGGTCGAGGATCTGCGGGACCTGCGAACGCGTCACGTGGCGCGGGCGACCCACGACCTCGGGCGCGAACGCGACGTTCTCGTAGACCGTCTTGTTGGGCAGCAGCTTGTAGTCCTGGAAGATGCAACCGATGTTGCGGCGCAGCTGCGGCACCTTCCACGACGCGAGGCGCGTGATGTCGCGGCCCGCGACGATGATCCGGCCGTCGGTCGGCAGGTCCTCGCGCAGCAGCAGGCGGAGGAACGTCGACTTCCCCGAGCCCGACGGGCCGACGAGGAAGACGAACTCGCCCTTCTGCACGTCCACCGAGACGTCGCGGAGCGCGACGACATCACCCTTGTAGACCTTGGAAACCCGCTCGAACCGGATCATGAGCCTCGCCAGGGTACCAGTGGTCGCCGCTCCGCCCGGGACGGGGGAAGCTTACGACTCGCGGCGTCGCCAGTGGAGGTACGCCTCGACGAAGGGATCGACGTCGCCGTCGAGGACGGCTTGCACGTTGCCTGTCTCGACACGTGTGCGCTCGTCCTTCACGAGTTGGTACGGCGCGAGCGTGTACGTGCGGATCTGGCTGCCGAACGCGACGTCGCGCTTCTCGCCGGACAGCTGCTCGAGCTGCGCGCGCCGTTCCTCGCGCTGTCGTTCCGCGAGGCGCGCCGCGAGGATCTGCATCGCCTTCGCGCGGTTCTGGATCTGTGACCGCTCGTTCTGGCACGACACGACGATGCCGGTCGGCAGGTGCGTGATGCGCACGGCGGAGTCCGTGACGTTCACGTGCTGACCGCCGGCGCCGGACGACCGGTACGTGTCGATGCGCAAGTCGTTCTGATCGATCTCCGGCTGCTCGGCCTCGTCCAGCGCGGGGACCGCGTCGAACGACGCGAACGCGGTCTGGCGCCGCGCGTTCGCGTCGAACGGCGAGATGCGGATGAGGCGGTGCACGCCCTTCTCACCGGTCAGGAGCCCGTACGCGTACCGGCCCTTCACGATGAAGGTCGCCGAGCTGATGCCCGCCTCCGTTCCCGGGTTCGCGGCGTCGAGCTCGACCTCGAACCCGCGACGTTCGGCCCAGCGCGTGTACATGCGCAGCAGCATCTCGGTCCAGTCCTGCGCGTCCGTACCGCCCGCGCCCGAGTGCACCTCGCAGATCGCGTCACGTTCGTCGTGCTCACCGGTGAAGAGCGCGCGCAGCTCCAGCTCGTCGAGCGCGGTCCGCACGCGCGCGATCGTCTGCTCGATCTCCGGCTCGACGGAGTCGTCGCCCTCTTCGCGACCCAGCTCGAACAACGTCTGCGCGTCGTCGAGGTCCGCGCCGAGACGGGTCACGACCTCGACGTCGTCACGGACGCGCGCGAGCTCGGTCGTCACCTTGCGCGCGGCGTCGGGGTCGTCCCAGAGGTCGGGACGGCTCGCTTCCTTCTCGAGCCGCTCGAGGTCGGCGTGCAGCGCGTCGACGCGCAGGTACGCGTGCGCGTCGTCGACGCGGCGGCGGAGCTCCGCGAGCTCTTCTGAGTGGTCGCGCATGGGCAGGACCGGCCCGACCGCTCAGCGGTTCGCGCCGTGGCAGACCTTGTACTTCTTCCCGCTGCCGCAGTAGCAGGGCTCGTTGCGGCCCGGCGTCTTCTCCACGCGGACGGGCTGCTGCGCGACCTCTTCCCGTTCGGCGACCGCGGTCGCGGCACCGGCCGGGCCGCCGCCCGTCGCGGCGAGCATCTCCTCGGGCGGCGCGGCTGCGGCAGCCGCCTGGAACCCGCCCGCCCCCTGCACGGGACCGTCCGCCGAGCTGTAGCTGAGCCCGCTCGGTGCACGGCGGGGCGTCTCCTCCTCGGTCACGACCTCGAGGTGGAAGACGTAGCGGACGAAGTCTTCCTGGATCGCCGCCATCATCGCGGTGAACATGTCGAACCCCTCGCGCTGCCACTCGGCGAGCGGGTCCTGCTGGCCCATCGCGCGCAGGTTGATGCCCTCACGGAGGTAGTCCATCTCGTAGAGGTGCTCGCGCCAGTGCTGGTCGATCACCGAGAGCATCACGCGACGCTCGATCTCGCGCAGCGTGTCCTCGCCGATGAGCCGCTCCTTGGCGTCGTACTGCTCGAGCGCGTCGTCGTGCAGCAGCTCGACGAGGCGGTCGCGGTTGTCGAGCTCGTTGACCTGCTCGACCGTGACGTTGGTCGGGAAGTACAGCGAGATCTGCCGGTGCAGCTCCTCGACGTCCCAGTCCTCGGGGAACTCGCCGGGGCAGTGCACGGCGACGACGTTCGTGATCGCGGCCTCGATCGCCTCGAGTGCCTCCTCGCGCAGATCACCGCCGTCGAGGATCTGCTGGCGACGGCGGTAGATGATCTTGCGCTGCTCGTTCATCACCTCGTCGTACTTGAGGACGTCCTTGCGGATCTCGAAGTTCCGGTCCTCGACGGTGTGCTGCGCGCGCTCGATCGCCTTCGTCACCATCCGCGCCTCGAGCGGGACGTCGTCCGGGAACGCCCGGCCCATGACCCAGTTCATCGCGCCGGTCGCGAACAGGCGCATGAGGTCGTCCTCGAGCGAGAGGTAGAACCGGCTCTCGCCCGGATCACCCTGACGCCCCGAACGGCCACGCAGCTGGTTGTCGATGCGCCGGCTCTCGTGACGTTCGGTCCCGAGCACGTAGAGGCCACCGAGCTCGCGGACCTTGTCGCCCTCCTCCGCGCACTCCACGCGGAACCGCTCGACGAGCTGCTGGTAGCGCTCGGGTGACTCCTCGGGTGTCGTGCCGTCCGCGAGGAGCTCGTTGCGGGCGAGTCCCTCGGGGTTGCCGCCGAGCAGGATGTCGACGCCGCGGCCGGCCATGTTCGTCGCGACCGTCACGGAGTGCAGCCGCCCCGCCTGCGTGACGATGTGCGCCTCGCGCTCGTGCTGCTTCGCGTTCAGCACGGAGTGCGGGATGCCGCGCTTGTCGAGCAGGCGCGACAGCTTCTCCGACTTCTCGACGGAGATCGTGCCGACGAGCACGGGCTGCCCGCGTTCGTGGCGCTCCGCGATGTCGTCCGCGACCGCCTCGAACTTGGCGTCCTCGGCCTTGTAGATGAGATCCGACTCGTCCGCGCGGATCATCGGCCGGTTCGTCGGGATCGTGACG
This genomic window contains:
- the ftsX gene encoding permease-like cell division protein FtsX → MLAKLRYFARETLISLRRNLLMTLAGIITVTVSLSVLGTALLVSRLVDHGTAKWKHGVRFEVFMNVDATQNQIDAVREAISSSPQVKSYQFIDKPQALKEFKRLTKNEPELSQDIDANALPESFRVAPKKAEQTETLADQFRVLPGVKTVVTARQALKTIFSVTNWIKRAFTIAFVLLLAAALFLIVNTVRLATFARRREIEVMKLVGASNWFVRIPFLAEGFVQGIIGAGLAFAVVYFLKVRLSSALAGGSGFVQTFFLTTRDAWSIGFLVLILGAAIGVIASAVGLRRFLDV
- a CDS encoding acyl-ACP desaturase; translated protein: MDLARALAPTVSTLLDRHLERRREWFPHLLVPWTAGRDFEPDEAWEPADAGIPEPARSALFLNLLTEDNLPFYFHTLTRLRAGDAWDAWTRTWTAEEGRHAIVIRDYMTVTRAVDPVVLERARMAQVSGGVVPEPATLADALAYVALQELATRISHRNTGKLLDDRVGYDVMARVASDENLHFLFYRDLATAALDVDRSTMVCAIDRQVRAFAMPGTGVPDFERHARAVAAAGVYDFSIHHAQILIPVVLQHWRVAELDGLTDHAERARDALLCHVERVGRAARRLSERREERVAARA
- the prfB gene encoding peptide chain release factor 2 encodes the protein MRDHSEELAELRRRVDDAHAYLRVDALHADLERLEKEASRPDLWDDPDAARKVTTELARVRDDVEVVTRLGADLDDAQTLFELGREEGDDSVEPEIEQTIARVRTALDELELRALFTGEHDERDAICEVHSGAGGTDAQDWTEMLLRMYTRWAERRGFEVELDAANPGTEAGISSATFIVKGRYAYGLLTGEKGVHRLIRISPFDANARRQTAFASFDAVPALDEAEQPEIDQNDLRIDTYRSSGAGGQHVNVTDSAVRITHLPTGIVVSCQNERSQIQNRAKAMQILAARLAERQREERRAQLEQLSGEKRDVAFGSQIRTYTLAPYQLVKDERTRVETGNVQAVLDGDVDPFVEAYLHWRRRES
- the ftsE gene encoding cell division ATP-binding protein FtsE, with amino-acid sequence MIRFERVSKVYKGDVVALRDVSVDVQKGEFVFLVGPSGSGKSTFLRLLLREDLPTDGRIIVAGRDITRLASWKVPQLRRNIGCIFQDYKLLPNKTVYENVAFAPEVVGRPRHVTRSQVPQILDLVGLSKKADNFPNELSGGEQQRVSIARAFVNRPLILLADEPTGNLDPATTVGIMRLLDRINRTGTTVVMATHDARIVDTMRRRVIELDHGSLVRDQARGVYGVGS
- the secA gene encoding preprotein translocase subunit SecA; amino-acid sequence: MSVFQKILHAGEGRKLKLLERIVPEVAELEPEMQARSDDELRALTAIFRERLADGEDLDDLLPEAFAAVREAGVRVLGQRHFDVQIMGGAALHFGWVAEMKTGEGKTLVATLPAYLNALEGKGVHLVTVNDYLAKRDAEWMGRIYNFLGLEVGVVLPEIDDPVAKRAAYAADITYGTNNEFGFDYLRDNMADSREDQVQRGHNYAIVDEVDSILIDEARTPLIISGRADDAHDLYYQFARVVKTLQRDRDYEVDEAKRTVVPTEEGIGRVEKALGVTNLYEHVNQNFVHQLQAALRAKELFKRDVDYVVQQGEVKIVDEFTGRILEGRRWSEGLHQAVEAKEGVRIKEENQTLATVTLQNYFKLYDKLSGMTGTAHTEAGEFMHTYNLEVVTIPTNRPMIRADESDLIYKAEDAKFEAVADDIAERHERGQPVLVGTISVEKSEKLSRLLDKRGIPHSVLNAKQHEREAHIVTQAGRLHSVTVATNMAGRGVDILLGGNPEGLARNELLADGTTPEESPERYQQLVERFRVECAEEGDKVRELGGLYVLGTERHESRRIDNQLRGRSGRQGDPGESRFYLSLEDDLMRLFATGAMNWVMGRAFPDDVPLEARMVTKAIERAQHTVEDRNFEIRKDVLKYDEVMNEQRKIIYRRRQQILDGGDLREEALEAIEAAITNVVAVHCPGEFPEDWDVEELHRQISLYFPTNVTVEQVNELDNRDRLVELLHDDALEQYDAKERLIGEDTLREIERRVMLSVIDQHWREHLYEMDYLREGINLRAMGQQDPLAEWQREGFDMFTAMMAAIQEDFVRYVFHLEVVTEEETPRRAPSGLSYSSADGPVQGAGGFQAAAAAAPPEEMLAATGGGPAGAATAVAEREEVAQQPVRVEKTPGRNEPCYCGSGKKYKVCHGANR